CAGGGTCGGGATCGACGAAGACCGAAACACGGATACCCTTTTCGTGGAACCGCGCCGCGATCCCGGTCAGGAAATCCCGGTTGGCGAGCGTATCCCACCCGGCATTCGACGTAATGGCGTCATGCGCGTCGGGCACCAGGGTCACCTGGGCCGGGACGACCTCCAGCACGAGGTCGACGAAACTCGGAATGGGGTTGCCCTCGACGTTGAGTTCGGTGGTTAGCACACGCTTCAAGTCGCGGACGTCGTCGTAACGGATATGCCGGGCGTCGGGACGCGGATGCACCGTGATGCCGTCGGCGCCGAAACGCTCGATATCAAGGGCTGCGCGAACCACATCGGGCATGTTGCCGCCCCGCGAATTGCGCACCACGGCAATCTTATTGATGTTTACACTTAACTTTGTCATAAAATTCGCTATATTTGCACGTAATGACGGCACAAGCCGCTTGTATAAAGCCCCAGGCGGAGCACGAACCATGCCGTCCCGATGTTGAACCCGACCGCGCCGGCCGATCCGCACGGGGGCACGAACGGCTCCCGGATGTCGTCTTGACGTGGTAAAGTTACTTATTTTTTCGAAACTCCGCCGATGAAAATCATACTTTTTTCCCGCAGGCAGCTCTCCCACACCGCAGCCGAGATATGCCAATTGTTCGATGCACTGTGCCTTTTCGGGTTCGACTACGCCGTCAACGAGGAGTTCGCCCCCCTCGTCACCGAACTCACGGGCATGCAGATCCCGCCCGAAAAGGTCTACGGGCACTGCGTAGGCCGGCAGCCCGCCGACAGCCTGATGGTCTGTTACGGCGGCGACGGCACGCTGCTCGAAGGCGTACACCGTCTCTGCGGCGCCCCGATCCCCATCATGGGCATCAACGCCGGGCACCTCGGGTTCCTGACCAGCGCCCCGAGCGCCGGGCTGAACCTGATCTTCGAAGAGGTCGCGGCAGGGCGCCTCACCACCGAGCCCCGCTCGATGATCGAAGCCACGGGCGACTATGCCGAGCAGCCCGACACGGAGCTGGGGCTCAACGAATTCACCGTACAGCGCCACGGCGCCGGCATGATCTCGGTCGAAACCTACGTCGACGAGCAGATGGTGGCCACCTACCACGGCGACGGCGTGATCGTCTCGACCCCCACGGGGTCGACGGCCTACTCGCTCAGCGCCGGCGGCCCCGTCGTAGCCCCGACATGCGCCTGCCTGGTGATTTCCCCCCTGGCCCCGCACAACCTCACGATGCGCCCCGTGGTCATCCCCGACTCGGCCACGATCACGCTCCGCATCGACGCCCGGCGCTCCGACGCATTCGTCACCCTCGACAGCCGCGTATACGCCATCGGACAGGAGGCGGCATTCACGATAAAACGCGCCGAACAGAAGATTTTTTTGGCCGTACCGCACAATATATCATTTTATGACACGTTACGGAATAAAATGATGTGGGGCATCGACATCCGCAGTTGAAGCCCCTGTCTCAAATCGGTGTAAAGTTGTTCAGTAAAGTAGGTAGATTTTCATTTTAATTCCCTATATTTGTGCCCTAATATGAGCGAGCAGAATCGCATACCGCAACACGTCGCCATCATCATGGACGGCAACGGCCGCTGGGCCGAGCTGCGCGGCAAGGAGCGTTACGAAGGCCATGTTGCAGGTGTGGAACCTGTCCGGGCATCGTTGCGCGCAGCGGCACGCTGGGGAGTCAAGTACCTGACGCTCTATGCGTTCTCGACCGAAAACTGGGGGCGTCCCGCACAGGAAGTCGACGCGCTGATGGAGCTTTTCTGCAAGAGCGTGGTCAACGAGACCCCGGAACTGATCCGCCAGGGGGTGGAGATCCGGATGATCGGTGACCGCACACGATTTTCGGAGAAGGTGCAGCGCTACCTCTGCGAGGCCGAGCAACGGACGGCCGGGGGCAAGACGCTGACGCTGATCCTTGCGCTCAACTATTCGTCGCGCAGCGAGATCACGCGCGCCGTGCAGCGCATCGCCGCACGGGTCGCAGCCGGAGAGCTCGCCCCGGAGGAGATCTCCGAGGGGACGGTCAGCGCTTCGCTCGACACGGCGCCCTACCCGAACCCCGATCTGGTCGTCCGCACCAGCGGCGAATGCAGGTTGAGCAATTTCCTGCTCTGGCAGGCATCCTATGCCGAACTTTATTTTCCGGAGGTGCTGTGGCCCGATTTCACCGAAGAGGAGTTCGACCGGGCAATGGAGGAATACGCCCGCCGCGACCGACGTTTCGGGCTGGTTAAATAGATGAAGTAAAGATTAGATTAAAATAGATGAATTATTTCGGTAAGATATTCACGGCAGCCGTGACCTTCGTGTTATGCT
This Alistipes onderdonkii DNA region includes the following protein-coding sequences:
- a CDS encoding pyridoxine 5'-phosphate synthase, producing the protein MTKLSVNINKIAVVRNSRGGNMPDVVRAALDIERFGADGITVHPRPDARHIRYDDVRDLKRVLTTELNVEGNPIPSFVDLVLEVVPAQVTLVPDAHDAITSNAGWDTLANRDFLTGIAARFHEKGIRVSVFVDPDPAMVAGAKACGADRVELYTEAYAREYPAGADAALAPYLAAAEEARRQGLGLNAGHDLSLENLRFFVGRIPWTDEVSIGHALICDALYYGLENTVQLYKRELKY
- a CDS encoding NAD(+)/NADH kinase: MKIILFSRRQLSHTAAEICQLFDALCLFGFDYAVNEEFAPLVTELTGMQIPPEKVYGHCVGRQPADSLMVCYGGDGTLLEGVHRLCGAPIPIMGINAGHLGFLTSAPSAGLNLIFEEVAAGRLTTEPRSMIEATGDYAEQPDTELGLNEFTVQRHGAGMISVETYVDEQMVATYHGDGVIVSTPTGSTAYSLSAGGPVVAPTCACLVISPLAPHNLTMRPVVIPDSATITLRIDARRSDAFVTLDSRVYAIGQEAAFTIKRAEQKIFLAVPHNISFYDTLRNKMMWGIDIRS
- the uppS gene encoding polyprenyl diphosphate synthase, whose translation is MSEQNRIPQHVAIIMDGNGRWAELRGKERYEGHVAGVEPVRASLRAAARWGVKYLTLYAFSTENWGRPAQEVDALMELFCKSVVNETPELIRQGVEIRMIGDRTRFSEKVQRYLCEAEQRTAGGKTLTLILALNYSSRSEITRAVQRIAARVAAGELAPEEISEGTVSASLDTAPYPNPDLVVRTSGECRLSNFLLWQASYAELYFPEVLWPDFTEEEFDRAMEEYARRDRRFGLVK